A single genomic interval of Stenotrophomonas sp. ZAC14D1_NAIMI4_1 harbors:
- a CDS encoding response regulator codes for MTTLRTILLAEDSPADAEMAIDALQEARLANPIVHVEDGVEVMDYLLRRGAHATREEGLPAVLLLDIKMPRMDGLEVLRQIREHEELKRLPVVILSSSREESDLARSWDMGVNAYVVKPVDVDQFFGAVQTLGRFWALINQAPEVE; via the coding sequence ATGACCACGCTGCGCACCATCCTCCTGGCCGAAGACAGCCCGGCCGACGCCGAAATGGCCATCGACGCGCTGCAGGAAGCCCGACTGGCCAATCCCATCGTGCACGTCGAGGACGGCGTGGAAGTGATGGATTACCTGCTGCGCCGTGGTGCGCATGCCACCCGCGAAGAAGGCCTGCCCGCAGTGCTGCTGCTGGACATCAAGATGCCGCGCATGGACGGGCTGGAAGTGCTGCGGCAGATCCGCGAGCACGAGGAGCTCAAGCGCCTGCCGGTGGTCATCCTGTCGTCCTCGCGCGAGGAAAGCGACCTGGCGCGCAGCTGGGACATGGGCGTGAACGCCTATGTCGTCAAGCCGGTGGACGTGGACCAGTTCTTCGGCGCGGTGCAGACCCTGGGCAGGTTCTGGGCGCTGATCAACCAGGCACCGGAGGTCGAGTAA
- a CDS encoding ATP-binding protein, translated as MALVFSDDIWDRWRLPALALAAAAIIVVPWLTLRQLQQDNEQAMAWVNHTQAVGVALQQLQTDVRDVESAALTLSKGVDAPGLHERMAKAEQIPGRLAALARMTRDNPDQLVRIGRIESLLEGRMALARQLARSTPNTDQRELVQDLSTRYPIRGLVEELQASEKTLLAARAEQAARQRRQTELVSWSSLVVQLCLLGLVLWLLQRQIGRRLQAERHSLRAAARAASVLQTVREPIVLLDRDLRVQLHNTAFAELYGLQDERADGTLLADVGEGAWQDPVVRQRLSDVLLRGRELWDFELEQRTDGTVRYMLINARRMPLPDTDDEVVLMTISDVTVQRAVQWRVEELNRQLEGKVAQVSEVNRELEAFSYSVSHDLRAPLRHVAGFSDKLSRHLGEGADEKSRHYLDVISGSARRMAALIDDLLVYSRLGRAAMRQQAVDMQTLVADTRAMLDANLKTDAEVSGVAHHVEWTIAPLPMVVADENMMRQVWLNLLGNAVKYSANREPARIRVDYQQQADGGHQFTVSDNGAGFDMAYAGKLFGVFQRLHKASDYPGTGIGLASVRRVLTRHGGRIWAEAVPDAGATFHFHLPPALDAVNQGPSA; from the coding sequence ATGGCGCTGGTGTTCAGTGATGACATCTGGGACCGTTGGCGGCTGCCTGCCCTGGCACTCGCTGCTGCCGCGATCATCGTCGTTCCCTGGCTGACCCTGCGCCAGCTGCAACAGGACAACGAACAGGCGATGGCCTGGGTCAACCACACCCAGGCGGTGGGCGTGGCCCTGCAGCAGCTGCAGACCGACGTGCGTGACGTGGAATCGGCGGCACTGACCCTGTCCAAGGGCGTGGATGCCCCCGGCCTGCACGAACGCATGGCCAAGGCCGAGCAGATTCCCGGGCGGCTGGCCGCGCTGGCGCGGATGACCCGCGACAATCCCGACCAGCTCGTCCGCATCGGCCGCATCGAATCGCTGCTGGAAGGACGCATGGCGCTGGCCCGCCAGCTCGCACGCTCGACCCCCAACACCGACCAGCGCGAGCTGGTGCAGGACCTGAGCACGCGCTACCCGATCCGCGGCCTGGTGGAAGAACTGCAGGCCAGCGAAAAGACGCTGCTGGCGGCGCGTGCCGAACAGGCCGCGCGCCAGCGCAGGCAGACCGAACTGGTGTCCTGGAGCTCGCTGGTGGTGCAGCTGTGCCTGCTGGGCCTGGTGCTGTGGCTGCTGCAGCGGCAGATCGGCCGCCGCCTGCAGGCCGAGCGGCACTCGCTGCGCGCCGCCGCGCGTGCCGCCTCGGTGCTGCAGACGGTGCGCGAGCCCATCGTGCTGCTCGACCGCGACCTGCGCGTGCAGCTGCACAACACGGCGTTCGCCGAGCTGTACGGGCTGCAGGACGAACGTGCCGATGGCACCCTGCTGGCCGATGTCGGCGAAGGCGCCTGGCAGGACCCGGTGGTGCGCCAGCGCCTGTCCGACGTGCTGCTGCGCGGGCGCGAGCTGTGGGATTTCGAGCTTGAACAGCGCACCGACGGCACGGTGCGCTACATGCTCATCAACGCGCGGCGCATGCCGCTGCCGGACACCGATGACGAAGTGGTGCTGATGACCATCAGCGACGTGACCGTGCAGCGTGCGGTGCAGTGGCGCGTGGAAGAACTGAACCGCCAGCTGGAAGGCAAGGTGGCCCAGGTCTCGGAGGTCAACCGCGAGCTGGAGGCCTTCAGCTATTCGGTGTCGCACGACCTGCGCGCGCCGCTGCGCCATGTCGCCGGTTTCTCCGACAAGCTGTCACGCCACCTGGGCGAGGGCGCTGATGAAAAGAGCCGCCACTACCTGGACGTGATCTCCGGCTCGGCACGGCGCATGGCCGCGCTGATCGACGATCTGCTGGTCTATTCGCGGCTGGGGCGCGCTGCGATGCGCCAGCAGGCGGTGGACATGCAGACGCTGGTGGCCGACACCCGCGCCATGCTCGATGCCAACCTGAAGACCGATGCCGAAGTCAGCGGCGTGGCTCACCACGTTGAATGGACCATCGCGCCGCTGCCGATGGTGGTGGCCGACGAGAACATGATGCGCCAGGTGTGGCTGAACCTGTTGGGCAACGCAGTGAAGTATTCGGCCAACCGCGAGCCGGCGCGCATCCGCGTGGACTACCAGCAGCAGGCCGATGGCGGCCATCAGTTCACGGTCAGCGACAATGGCGCAGGCTTCGACATGGCCTACGCCGGCAAGCTGTTCGGCGTGTTCCAGCGCCTGCACAAGGCCAGTGACTACCCCGGCACCGGTATCGGCCTGGCCAGCGTGCGTCGGGTGCTGACCCGCCATGGTGGCCGCATCTGGGCCGAAGCCGTGCCCGATGCCGGCGCCACTTTCCACTTCCACCTGCCTCCTGCGCTGGACGCAGTCAACCAAGGGCCCTCCGCATGA
- a CDS encoding BON domain-containing protein, with protein MSNLTRTLIASSLTLGLALSSSAVMAKDPPKTDHAAMTHADRHDSNEPVTDSWITTKVKADLLASSNVPGTEVKVETVNGVVSLSGTVATQAEKDKAVTTAKGIKGVTRVDAAALKVNAAAKR; from the coding sequence ATGAGCAACCTGACCCGTACCCTGATTGCTTCGTCCCTCACCCTGGGCCTGGCCCTGTCTTCCTCGGCCGTCATGGCCAAGGATCCGCCGAAGACCGACCACGCCGCGATGACCCACGCCGACCGCCACGACTCGAACGAGCCGGTGACCGACAGCTGGATCACCACCAAGGTGAAGGCCGACCTGCTGGCCAGCAGCAACGTACCGGGCACCGAAGTGAAGGTGGAAACGGTCAATGGTGTGGTCAGCCTCAGCGGCACCGTCGCCACCCAGGCCGAGAAGGACAAGGCGGTGACCACCGCCAAGGGCATCAAGGGCGTGACCCGCGTCGATGCCGCTGCGCTGAAGGTCAATGCTGCCGCCAAGCGCTGA
- the gnd gene encoding phosphogluconate dehydrogenase (NAD(+)-dependent, decarboxylating) produces MDIAMIGLGRMGANMAQRLHRGGHRVVGYDPGEGARQRAAEAGLEVVDSLAAAVAALPVPRVVWLMVPAGETVDQTLGQLTPHLAEGDIVIDGGNSNYQDSIRRAKALAEDDLGYVDCGTSGGVWGLQEGYSLMVGGEASVVEQVAPLLRTLAPAEDRGWGRVGPSGAGHFTKMVHNGIEYGMMQAYAEGFALMERKQEMELDLAQVAEVWRHGSVVRSWLLDLSTEALKRNPSLDGIAPYVEDSGEGRWTVAEAIALDVPAPVITLSLLERLRSRESNSFTDRLLSAMRNEFGGHAIKKS; encoded by the coding sequence ATGGACATTGCAATGATCGGCCTCGGCCGCATGGGCGCCAACATGGCCCAACGCCTGCATCGCGGCGGCCACCGCGTGGTCGGCTACGATCCGGGTGAAGGCGCCCGCCAGCGCGCCGCCGAGGCCGGCCTGGAGGTCGTCGATTCGCTGGCCGCGGCGGTTGCCGCACTGCCGGTGCCGCGCGTGGTGTGGCTGATGGTGCCGGCCGGCGAGACCGTCGACCAGACCCTGGGCCAGCTGACCCCGCACCTGGCCGAAGGCGATATCGTCATCGACGGCGGCAACTCCAACTACCAGGACTCGATCCGCCGCGCCAAGGCGCTGGCCGAGGATGACCTGGGCTACGTGGACTGCGGCACCAGCGGTGGCGTGTGGGGCCTGCAGGAAGGCTACAGCCTGATGGTCGGTGGCGAAGCGTCGGTGGTTGAACAGGTCGCGCCGTTGCTGCGCACCCTGGCACCGGCCGAAGACCGCGGCTGGGGCCGTGTCGGCCCGTCCGGCGCCGGCCACTTCACCAAGATGGTCCACAACGGCATCGAGTACGGAATGATGCAGGCCTATGCCGAAGGCTTCGCGCTGATGGAGCGCAAGCAGGAGATGGAACTGGACCTGGCCCAGGTGGCCGAAGTCTGGCGCCACGGCAGCGTCGTGCGTTCGTGGCTGCTGGACCTGAGCACCGAAGCGCTCAAGCGCAATCCCTCGCTGGATGGCATCGCCCCGTACGTCGAGGATTCCGGCGAAGGCCGCTGGACCGTCGCCGAAGCCATTGCCCTGGACGTGCCGGCCCCGGTGATCACCCTGTCGCTGCTGGAACGCCTGCGCTCGCGCGAATCCAATTCGTTCACCGACCGCCTGCTGTCGGCGATGCGAAACGAATTCGGCGGCCACGCCATCAAGAAGTCGTAA
- a CDS encoding DUF2242 domain-containing protein, with product MRASRLSLSLLAVASTLVLAGCGGRAADNSLLRESFDSGDTFSRTVDGRPAEACEAARRTLLSQGYAIARADDGQVEGNKNFQVREDDHEQLVLRISCAPRGSEQALVFVSAVQDRYALKKSPTSASVGVGALGSVSLPFGSNDDSLVKVASSTITDSDFYRRFFDRLHQYLPAAAAAKPTPAPTPAPAPPPAAVQEPAPVPAPPVPAAPATPVPEPAPQLPAPQPAAEQG from the coding sequence ATGCGGGCCTCCCGTCTTTCGCTGTCCCTGCTGGCCGTGGCCAGCACCCTGGTTCTGGCCGGTTGCGGTGGCCGGGCCGCCGACAACAGCCTGCTGCGCGAGTCCTTCGATTCGGGCGACACCTTCTCGCGCACCGTCGATGGGCGCCCTGCCGAGGCCTGTGAAGCGGCCCGCCGTACCCTGCTCAGCCAGGGATATGCCATCGCGCGCGCCGACGATGGGCAGGTGGAAGGCAACAAGAATTTCCAGGTGCGCGAGGACGATCACGAGCAGCTGGTGCTGCGCATCTCCTGCGCGCCACGTGGCAGCGAGCAGGCGCTGGTGTTCGTCAGCGCCGTGCAGGACCGTTATGCACTGAAGAAGAGCCCGACCTCGGCCAGCGTCGGCGTGGGCGCACTGGGCTCGGTGTCGCTGCCGTTCGGCAGCAACGATGATTCGCTGGTGAAGGTTGCCAGCAGCACGATCACCGATTCTGATTTCTACCGTCGCTTCTTCGACCGCCTGCACCAGTACCTGCCGGCGGCCGCTGCGGCCAAGCCGACGCCAGCACCGACGCCTGCACCGGCCCCGCCACCGGCGGCGGTGCAGGAGCCGGCACCGGTACCGGCTCCGCCGGTTCCCGCCGCGCCCGCGACACCCGTACCCGAGCCCGCCCCGCAACTGCCCGCCCCGCAACCGGCGGCCGAACAGGGCTGA
- a CDS encoding carboxy terminal-processing peptidase, which produces MKFKAPAFLMALALVAPLALAAKADSPALPAAATADQVTTSKLVYGLLSDSRYAYRPRALDEATSKDVFKRYLETLDGGKQYFTQADVARFAPFQAGIANAIRGGELEPAFEVFAVYKQRVGERVGYARKLLKQEPDFTADERFEYDRKDVPWAASNAELDELWRKSVKNDWLRLKLAGKKSDDIRKTLDKRYATLEKSVNELKGEDVFQFFMNAYTSAVDPHTDYFTPRTAENFNQAMSLSLEGIGAQLQRQDDMVVIREIIAGGPAAVDGTLKPGDRIVGVGQGKSGPVDDVIGWRIDDVVAKIRGAKDTQVRLEFISAEDGVDGKHHTLLLTRQKVRLAEQAAKGETMTIPGKDGQPERKVGVIKLPTFYQDFEGRRRNAADYASATRDVAKLLAGFKADKLDGVVLDLRSNGGGSLDEAIELTGLFIEQGPVVQVRESGGRVTVNSDRNQGVAWDGPLAVLINRGSASASEIFAGAIQDYGRGLVIGETTFGKGTVQNIVDLDRWPSGETQRFGQVKLTIAQFFRISGSSTQHKGVVPDLAFPASVDATEFGESTYDNALPWTRIAAVPHTQYGNFAPLLPKLESRHEARIATDKEFQWWNEDVQQFRTEAAKKYVSLNEATRLAERERQDKQRKDRQVVRKELGLALDPLADDSSDDGLTGNERDIVKDAAREKAAEKRPDPLLRESASILSDAVNLLETDRPLSAQVLPQSTGAGRWAD; this is translated from the coding sequence ATGAAATTCAAAGCCCCCGCATTCCTGATGGCCCTGGCGCTGGTCGCGCCGCTGGCGCTGGCGGCCAAGGCCGACTCGCCGGCGCTGCCGGCGGCCGCGACCGCCGACCAGGTCACCACCTCCAAGCTGGTCTACGGCCTGCTGTCCGACAGCCGCTACGCCTACCGGCCGCGCGCGCTGGACGAGGCCACCTCCAAGGACGTGTTCAAGCGTTACCTGGAAACCCTCGACGGCGGCAAGCAGTACTTCACCCAGGCCGACGTGGCCCGTTTCGCGCCGTTCCAGGCCGGCATCGCCAACGCCATCCGCGGCGGCGAACTGGAGCCTGCCTTTGAAGTGTTCGCGGTCTACAAGCAGCGCGTGGGCGAGCGCGTCGGTTATGCACGCAAGCTGCTGAAGCAGGAGCCGGACTTCACCGCCGACGAGCGCTTCGAATACGACCGCAAGGACGTGCCGTGGGCGGCCAGCAACGCCGAGCTCGATGAGCTGTGGCGCAAGTCGGTGAAGAACGACTGGCTGCGCCTGAAGCTGGCCGGCAAGAAGTCCGACGACATCCGCAAGACCCTGGACAAGCGCTACGCCACGCTGGAAAAGAGCGTCAACGAGCTGAAGGGCGAGGATGTCTTCCAGTTCTTCATGAACGCCTACACCAGCGCCGTCGACCCGCATACCGACTACTTCACCCCGCGCACTGCCGAGAACTTCAACCAGGCGATGTCGCTGTCGCTGGAAGGCATCGGCGCGCAGCTGCAGCGCCAGGACGACATGGTGGTGATCCGCGAGATCATCGCCGGTGGCCCGGCCGCGGTGGACGGCACCCTGAAGCCGGGCGACCGCATCGTCGGCGTCGGCCAGGGCAAGTCCGGGCCGGTGGACGATGTGATCGGCTGGCGCATCGATGACGTGGTGGCCAAGATCCGTGGCGCCAAGGACACGCAGGTCCGGCTGGAGTTCATCTCCGCCGAGGACGGCGTGGACGGCAAGCACCACACCCTGCTGCTGACCCGTCAGAAGGTGCGCCTGGCCGAGCAGGCCGCCAAGGGCGAAACCATGACCATCCCGGGCAAGGATGGCCAGCCCGAGCGCAAGGTGGGCGTGATCAAGCTGCCGACCTTCTACCAGGATTTCGAAGGCCGTCGCCGCAACGCGGCCGACTACGCCTCGGCGACGCGCGACGTCGCCAAGCTGCTGGCCGGCTTCAAGGCCGACAAGCTGGACGGCGTGGTACTGGACCTGCGCAGCAATGGCGGTGGTTCGCTTGATGAAGCCATCGAACTGACCGGCCTGTTCATCGAACAGGGCCCGGTGGTGCAGGTGCGCGAATCCGGTGGCCGCGTCACCGTCAACAGCGACCGCAACCAGGGGGTTGCCTGGGATGGCCCGCTGGCCGTGCTGATCAACCGTGGTTCGGCCTCGGCATCGGAAATCTTCGCCGGTGCCATCCAGGATTACGGCCGTGGCCTGGTCATCGGTGAAACCACCTTCGGCAAGGGCACCGTGCAGAACATCGTCGACCTGGACCGCTGGCCCAGCGGCGAGACCCAGCGCTTTGGCCAGGTGAAGCTGACCATCGCCCAGTTCTTCCGCATCAGCGGCAGCAGCACCCAGCACAAGGGCGTGGTGCCGGACCTGGCGTTCCCGGCCAGCGTCGATGCCACCGAGTTCGGCGAAAGCACCTACGACAACGCGCTGCCGTGGACCCGCATCGCGGCCGTGCCGCACACCCAGTACGGCAACTTCGCACCGCTGCTGCCCAAGCTGGAGTCGCGCCACGAAGCCCGCATCGCCACCGACAAGGAATTCCAGTGGTGGAACGAGGACGTGCAGCAGTTCCGTACCGAAGCGGCCAAGAAGTACGTCTCGCTCAACGAGGCGACCCGCCTGGCCGAGCGTGAGCGCCAGGACAAGCAGCGCAAGGACCGCCAGGTCGTCCGCAAGGAACTGGGCCTGGCCCTGGACCCGCTGGCCGATGACAGCAGCGATGACGGCCTGACCGGCAACGAGCGCGACATCGTCAAGGATGCCGCCCGCGAGAAGGCCGCCGAGAAGCGTCCGGACCCGCTGCTGCGTGAATCCGCCTCGATCCTGTCCGATGCGGTGAACCTGCTGGAAACCGACCGCCCGCTGTCGGCCCAGGTGCTGCCGCAGTCCACCGGCGCAGGCCGCTGGGCGGACTGA
- the lipA gene encoding lipoyl synthase, with protein MTETTARTIPLQIVQAELPSAAPLQVGVKQMGGDKINRSPVQFADAPVLRKPSWIRVRIPSGNAVQNLKAKLRENRLVTVCEEASCPNIHECFSHGTATFMILGEVCTRRCSFCDVAHGRPKPPDANEPATLGQTVADMGLKYVVVTSVDRDDLRDGGAQHFVDCITAIREKSPGTRIEVLTPDFRGKGRMERALEILAQNPPDVFNHNIETVPDLYRNVRPGADYQWSLNLLKNFKAQHPSVPTKSGIMLGLGEEFEQIKATMRDLRAHDVDMITIGQYLQPTAHHHPVLKYWTPEDYKALEDYGYELGFSHVASGPMVRSSYHADVQAKGAGVA; from the coding sequence ATGACTGAGACCACCGCCCGCACCATCCCCCTGCAGATCGTGCAGGCCGAGCTTCCGTCCGCCGCGCCGCTGCAGGTGGGCGTCAAGCAGATGGGCGGGGACAAGATCAACCGTTCGCCGGTGCAGTTCGCCGACGCACCGGTGCTGCGCAAGCCGTCTTGGATCCGCGTGCGCATTCCTTCGGGCAATGCCGTGCAGAACCTGAAGGCCAAGCTGCGCGAGAACCGCCTGGTGACCGTGTGCGAGGAAGCCAGCTGCCCGAACATCCACGAATGTTTCAGCCACGGCACCGCCACCTTCATGATCCTGGGCGAGGTCTGCACCCGTCGCTGCTCGTTCTGCGACGTGGCCCACGGCCGCCCCAAGCCGCCGGATGCCAACGAGCCGGCCACCCTCGGCCAGACCGTGGCCGACATGGGCCTGAAGTACGTGGTGGTGACCAGCGTCGACCGCGATGACCTGCGCGACGGCGGTGCCCAGCACTTCGTCGACTGCATCACCGCCATCCGCGAGAAGTCGCCGGGCACCCGCATCGAGGTGCTGACCCCGGACTTCCGTGGCAAGGGCCGCATGGAGCGCGCGCTGGAGATCCTGGCGCAGAACCCGCCGGATGTGTTCAACCACAACATCGAAACCGTACCGGACCTGTACCGCAACGTGCGCCCGGGTGCCGATTACCAGTGGTCGCTGAACCTGCTGAAGAACTTCAAGGCGCAGCATCCGTCGGTGCCGACCAAGAGCGGCATCATGCTGGGCCTGGGCGAGGAGTTCGAGCAGATCAAGGCCACCATGCGCGACCTGCGCGCGCATGACGTGGACATGATCACCATCGGCCAGTACCTGCAGCCGACCGCGCACCACCACCCGGTGCTGAAGTACTGGACCCCCGAGGACTACAAGGCGCTGGAAGACTACGGCTACGAGCTGGGCTTCAGCCACGTGGCCTCCGGCCCGATGGTGCGCTCGTCGTACCACGCCGACGTCCAGGCCAAGGGCGCCGGCGTCGCCTGA
- the lipB gene encoding lipoyl(octanoyl) transferase LipB, producing the protein MDGVATSCAAEPAPGQRPARPAVVRDLGRQAYEPVWRAMQRFTDQRTDDDADELWVVEHDPVFTLGQAGKDEHVLAPGDIPVLHVDRGGQVTYHGPGQIVVYPLLRLPRLGIGVRDYVCRIEQALIDTLGEWNIGAERRDGAPGVYVGDAKIAALGIRVRRGCTFHGLAFNVSMDLEPFHRINPCGYQGLQVTSVVDLGGPSGMDAVKPVLLDHLARQFGLLLQPTPELPDLSAAA; encoded by the coding sequence GTGGACGGTGTAGCCACCAGCTGCGCGGCCGAACCTGCCCCCGGGCAGCGTCCGGCCCGCCCTGCAGTGGTGCGCGACCTCGGTCGCCAGGCCTATGAACCGGTCTGGCGCGCCATGCAGCGCTTCACCGACCAGCGGACCGACGACGATGCCGACGAGCTGTGGGTGGTCGAACACGATCCGGTGTTCACCCTCGGCCAGGCCGGCAAGGACGAGCACGTACTGGCGCCGGGCGATATCCCGGTGCTGCACGTCGACCGCGGCGGCCAGGTGACCTACCACGGCCCCGGCCAGATCGTGGTCTACCCGCTGCTGCGCTTGCCGCGGCTGGGCATCGGCGTGCGCGACTACGTCTGCCGCATCGAACAGGCCCTGATCGACACCCTCGGCGAATGGAACATCGGCGCCGAGCGCCGTGACGGCGCGCCGGGCGTCTACGTGGGCGATGCCAAGATCGCCGCGCTCGGCATCCGCGTCCGCCGCGGCTGCACCTTCCACGGCCTGGCCTTCAATGTGTCGATGGACCTGGAACCCTTCCACCGCATCAACCCCTGTGGCTATCAGGGGTTGCAGGTGACCTCGGTGGTAGACTTGGGTGGCCCGTCCGGGATGGACGCCGTCAAGCCGGTGCTGCTGGACCATCTGGCCCGCCAGTTTGGCCTTCTGCTGCAGCCCACGCCCGAACTGCCCGATCTTTCTGCGGCCGCCTGA
- a CDS encoding YbeD family protein, with the protein MEIKSDNPDHGFQFPGQFELSAMGPANRGLEQELPSLLIAAGVDVVNERISWKHSSNGKYVSVRLVFRAENREQYDVAHQALRDHPEVKWTV; encoded by the coding sequence ATGGAAATCAAGTCCGACAACCCCGATCACGGCTTCCAGTTCCCCGGTCAGTTCGAGCTCAGCGCAATGGGCCCAGCCAACCGTGGCCTGGAGCAGGAACTCCCCAGCCTGCTGATTGCTGCAGGCGTCGATGTGGTGAACGAGCGCATCAGCTGGAAGCATTCGTCCAACGGCAAGTACGTTTCGGTGCGCCTGGTGTTCCGGGCCGAGAACCGTGAACAGTACGACGTGGCCCACCAGGCCCTGCGCGACCACCCGGAAGTGAAGTGGACGGTGTAG
- a CDS encoding lipid A deacylase LpxR family protein — protein sequence MRTAVTLGLTGLLAAAALPLTAHAAQQCGPDAMREHPPQVNFRVDNDLFGAKDQDQGYTNGAQLTLVSPNLVDYTDDPCLPRLARWVNRHLERLHPGEFEQQNMIFSLGQGIYTPTDFTRKDVIEDDRPYAGVLVASFGYNARRGDRLQTTLLTLGVVGPWAQGKQVQNAVHDLLGDEKFQGWDNQLHNEPVVMYTHERMRRWPGDASVNAGGWGWDAISHYGGSIGNLETKANFGGEVRFGWKLPDDFGSTPLRPAGENTAPTRGGKPSGWSWHLFATTDAAWVIRDITLDGNTFRDSHSVDKRHVVAYGGYGIAVMRGRWKFAMARYHSTREFNGQREAPVFGSFTISRSM from the coding sequence ATGCGTACTGCCGTCACCCTCGGCCTGACCGGCCTCCTGGCGGCGGCCGCCCTGCCCCTCACTGCCCACGCCGCGCAGCAGTGCGGCCCCGATGCGATGCGGGAGCACCCGCCACAGGTCAATTTCCGCGTCGACAACGACCTGTTCGGCGCCAAGGACCAGGACCAGGGCTACACCAACGGCGCCCAGCTGACCCTGGTCTCGCCCAACCTGGTGGACTACACCGATGATCCCTGCCTGCCGCGCCTGGCGCGCTGGGTGAACCGCCACCTCGAACGCCTGCACCCGGGTGAGTTCGAGCAGCAGAACATGATCTTCAGCCTCGGCCAGGGCATCTACACGCCCACCGATTTCACCCGCAAGGACGTGATCGAGGACGACCGCCCGTACGCCGGCGTGCTGGTGGCCAGCTTCGGCTACAACGCCCGCCGCGGCGATCGCCTGCAGACCACCCTGCTGACCCTGGGCGTGGTTGGCCCGTGGGCGCAGGGCAAGCAGGTGCAGAACGCGGTGCATGACCTGCTGGGCGACGAGAAATTCCAGGGCTGGGACAACCAGCTGCACAACGAACCGGTGGTGATGTACACCCACGAGCGCATGCGGCGCTGGCCGGGCGATGCCAGCGTGAATGCCGGCGGCTGGGGCTGGGATGCGATCAGCCACTACGGCGGCTCGATCGGCAACCTGGAAACCAAGGCGAATTTCGGCGGTGAAGTGCGTTTCGGCTGGAAGCTGCCCGACGACTTCGGCAGCACCCCGCTGCGCCCGGCAGGCGAGAACACCGCCCCGACCCGCGGCGGCAAGCCCAGCGGCTGGTCGTGGCACCTGTTCGCCACCACCGATGCGGCCTGGGTGATCCGCGATATCACCCTGGACGGCAACACCTTCCGCGACAGCCACAGCGTGGACAAGCGCCACGTGGTGGCCTACGGCGGCTACGGCATCGCCGTGATGCGCGGCCGCTGGAAGTTCGCGATGGCCCGTTACCACAGCACCCGCGAGTTCAACGGCCAGCGTGAAGCCCCGGTGTTCGGCAGCTTCACCATCAGCCGCTCGATGTAG